A portion of the Vespa velutina chromosome 5, iVesVel2.1, whole genome shotgun sequence genome contains these proteins:
- the LOC124949327 gene encoding lethal(3)malignant brain tumor-like protein 3 isoform X3 — protein MDEEIVVDDIDDNSITESQLDDSTTPVMPLLYIQQGKMRSGQTTAANQTLVSPTATQLAAIINPVNNQIVTGQNKVFIQGPGQVTTSQNKQHIVIHRPVNTVNTTNAAQGQKHILLRKSNASTAQIVPLNTSQGNQTNPQSGKHTFAYLGTLIKPNKSRESVVIPAGALTTTQITKPKLVIAPVISQLAQTSTSTTAGSQSQPPKHMTNLLLPVSIPQQSGPAKSSMFNLKINNGQISTDSKGTITVLRESKTTNSTTHPPPLHPIAKMSLLSANKGNNNSTDSIKITENPDSAVITPIPKKDDTTMPEKRKKTISNILRGSSEKRLKKQKPSQETMADVTYSLSSPESEQDKDKKVQNDDDITLIKVIPSEDKSMKLNTSVDDDIKIEIIKTPTSCTVEPMSENKHEMKINHEDMKDHFNVSQQNDSNFDAAKALDWKDGVGTLPGSTLKFCMNEFGIMEVVEEDETSKQSKDGNIGDKENVCLMQNSSKSSLVMTNNAINEKKAEDRKTRAVSADTVYHCEGCGCYGLAAEFESPISCSPSCTEIIESKKQPSMRKEKDLKDLRVKRKRKRLLQEQQQAKETEEKFDEKLQEKVKSETDEDTKDTIGGIDDECQGIDSSESKFPWQTGKLGFSWPKYLEHCKAKPAPVKLFKDPFPYGKNNFKVGMKLEGIDPEHPSRYCVLTVVEVVGYRIRLHFDGYPENYDFWVNADSMDIFPVGWSEKNGHRLDPPKGYVPNNFNWNAYLKICKAPAVPKNVFSNKSSVFPTGFRVGMKLEAVDRKHSSLVCVASIACLMDSRILVHFDSWDEVYDYWADASSPYIHPVGWCHHNGHSLTPPNNYKDPKSFTWDTYLRETHSMAAPARAFKQRPPCGFKRGMKLEVVDKRVPQLIRVATVEDVKDHMLKIRFDGWPENHAYWIDDDSADIHPMGWCLKTGHPLEAPLTPDNLNDRPECGTYGCRGIGHVKGPKFATHNSASGCPYSPQNLHKVRQVSDRLNIKHETCDFDEESQEKLKVDKIDKLKTDKFEKSEKVEKTEKMEKLSSSEERLLKTEKDVKQEDGESDKNDKSENSERSSKSKNHHSDGQTDDDEISRKRKKRRPISDDPLYTISNSTYSDAVLTAIPYAANMPDKQLRTELYQSVYNPGYNPLPDAPHIWAKHSNALNRVVSKQNTNPRRWSNEEVIKFIQSVPNCKEIGNIFRKHNIDGEAFLMLTQEDLVSLLGLRLGPAIKLYNSIVLLRRRAT, from the exons ATGGACGAAGAAATAGTAGTTGACGACATAGATGATAATAGTATAACAGAATCGCAATTGGACGATTCTACTACTCCAGTTATGCCTCTATTATACATTCAACAGGGCAAAATGCGTTCTGGTCAGACAACAGCTGCAAATCAGACGCTTGTTTCACCGACTGCTACCCAACTTGCTGCCATTATTAATCCTGTCAATAATCAG atTGTTACCGGAcaaaataaagtatttatacAGGGGCCAGGTCAGGTTACCACTTCTCAAAATAAGCAACACATTGTAATTCATCGTCCAGTTAATACAGTTAATACAACAAATGCTGCGCAAGGACAGAAACACATATTACTTAGAAAATCAAATGCGTCTACCGCACAGATAGTACCCTTGAATACTTCTCAGGGTAATCAGACGAATCCTCAATCGGGAAAGCATACGTTTGCGTACCTTGGGACTCTTATTAAGCCAAATAAATCGCGCGAATCTGTTGTAATCCCAGCag GAGCCTTAACGACTACTCAAATAACTAAGCCAAAGCTAGTTATCGCCCCAGTTATATCGCAATTGGCACAGACATCGACAAGTACGACTGCTGGCTCGCAAAGTCAACCACCTAAACATATGACGAATTTGTTATTACCTGTTAGCATTCCCCAACAAAGCGGACCTGCCAAATCGAGCATGTTTAATTTGAAGATCAATAACGGTCAAATCAGTACAGACAGTAAGGGAACGATTACAG tTTTAAGGGAATCCAAAACAACAAACTCAACTACACATCCTCCACCATTGCATCCAATAGCGAAAATGAGTTTATTAAGTGCGAATAAAGGAAACAATAATTCTACAGATAGTATAAAGATTACGGAAAATCCGGATTCGGCGGTTATTACGCCTATACCTAAAAAGGACGATACTACGATgccggaaaaaagaaaaaaaacaataagtaatattttaagaGGTTCTAGTGAAAAGcgattaaagaaacaaaagccCTCGCAAGAGACTATGGCAGATGTTACTTATTCGCTCAGTAGTCCTGAGTCTGAAcaggataaagataaaaaggtgCAAAACGATGATGACATTACTTTGATTAAAGTAATTCCTAGCGAAGacaaatcaatgaaattaaatacgaGCGTAGACGATgacataaaaatagaaataattaaaacccCTACGAGTTGTACAGTTGAGCCTATGTCGGAGAATAAAcacgaaatgaaaattaatcacGAAGATATGAAGGATCACTTCAATGTTTCTCAGCAAAATGATTCCAATTTTGATGCTGCTAAAGCATTAGATTGGAAAGATGGCGTAGGTACCTTACCAGGAAGTACACTAAAG TTTTGTATGAATGAATTTGGGATTATGGAAGTCGTCGAAGAGGATGAAACAAGTAAGCAGAGTAAAGATGGAAATATTGGCGATAAGGAAAACGTATGCCTAATGCAGAATTCTTCCAAATCCAGTCTCGTTATGACCAACAACGCaattaacgagaaaaagg CCGAAGATCGGAAAACTAGAGCCGTGTCCGCCGATACCGTCTATCACTGCGAGGGCTGTGGTTGTTATGGCCTAGCTGCAGAATTTGAAAGTCCAATCTCTTGCAGTCCCTCGTGCACGGAGATAATAGAATCTAAGAAGCAGCCTTCAAtgcggaaagagaaagatttaaa agatttGCGCGTAAagcgaaaacgaaaaagattgTTACAAGAACAACAGCAAGcaaaagaaacggaagaaaaatttgatgaaaaattGCAGGAGAAAGTAAAGTCTGAGACGGATGAGGATACTAAGGACACCATCGGAGGGATAGACGACGAATGTCAAGGAATAGATTCCTCCGAATCTAAG TTTCCGTGGCAAACTGGGAAACTTGGTTTCTCTTGGCCTAAATATCTCGAACATTGTAAAGCCAAGCCTGCACCCGTTAAACTATTTAAGGATCCATTTCCATAtggcaaaaataattttaaagttGGAATGAAGTTAGAGGGAATAGATCCTGAACATCCATCCCGCTATTGCGTCCTTACGGTAGTCGAAGTTGTAG GCTATAGGATACGTTTGCATTTCGATGGTTATCCAGAGAATTATGATTTTTGGGTGAATGCGGATAGCATGGATATCTTTCCAGTTGGATGGTCCGAGAAAAATGGACATCGTTTGGATCCACCGAAGGGTTATGTACCCAATAATTTCAATTGGAACGCCTATCTTAAAATTTGTAAAGCTCCTGCAGTTccaaaaaatgtattttccaATAAAAGC TCCGTTTTTCCAACTGGATTTCGCGTGGGCATGAAGCTGGAAGCAGTCGATCGTAAACACTCGTCTTTAGTTTGCGTAGCTAGTATAGCGTGTTTAATGGATTCCCGGATTTTAGTTCATTTTGATTCCTGGGACGAGGTATATGATTATTGGGCGGATGCGAGTTCCCCGTACATTCATCCCGTCGGATGGTGTCATCATAATGGCCATAGTCTTACTCCGCCCAACA ATTATAAAGATCCGAAGTCCTTTACATGGGACACTTATCTAAGAGAAACTCATTCAATGGCAGCACCAGCTAGAGCTTTTAAACAACGACCACCTTGTGGGTTTAAGCGCGGTATGAAATTGGAAGTAGTGGACAAAAGAGTTCCTCAACTTATTAGAGTAGCCACTGTCGAGGATGTGAAGGATCACAT GTTGAAAATACGTTTCGATGGATGGCCAGAGAATCACGCTTATTGGATCGATGACGATTCTGCGGATATACATCCGATGGGATGGTGTCTAAAAACTGGACATCCATTAGAAGCACCATTAa CGCCGGATAATTTAAACGATAGGCCAGAATGTGGTACATATGGGTGTCGTGGTATAGGACACGTAAAGGGTCCTAAATTTGCCACCCATAATTCAGCGTCTGGTTGTCCATATTCACCTCAAAATTTGCATAAAGTTAGACAAGTGTCCGATAGATTGAATATAAAACACGAGACCTGCGATTTCGACGAAGAATCgcaggaaaaattaaaagtcgACAAGATTGATAAATTGAAAACGGATAAGTTTGAAAAGTCTGAAAAAGTGGAAAAGACggaaaaaatggagaaactTTCATCCTCCGAAGAACGCTTGTTGAAGACTGAAAAAGATGTCAAACAAGAGGATGGAGAatctgataaaaatgataagtcGGAAAATTCTGAAAG atcGAGCAAGTCGAAAAATCATCACAGTGACGGACAAACGGACGACGATGAGATttcgagaaaacgaaagaaaag ACGGCCAATTTCCGATGATCCATTATATACCATTTCAAATTCGACGTACAGTGACGCGGTTCTGACTGCCATTCCATATGCTGCCAATATGCCAGATAAACAATTGCGTACAGAATTATATCAGTCAGTTTATAATCCTGGTTACAATCCGCTACCAGATGCACCGCACATATGGGCGAAACATAGTAACGCTTTAAATAGAGTTGTATCGAAGCAAAATACAAATCCTCGTCGTTGGTCCAACGAAGAGGTGATTAAGTTTATTCAGAGCGTACCTAATTGCAAGGAAATCGGTAATATTTTCAGGAAACAC aatatTGACGGAGAAGCATTTTTAATGCTCACGCAAGAAGATTTAGTATCGCTATTAGGTTTACGCTTAGGACCAGCAATAAAGCTTTATAACAGTATAGTTTTATTACGTCGGAGGGCCACGTGA